A portion of the Pleuronectes platessa chromosome 15, fPlePla1.1, whole genome shotgun sequence genome contains these proteins:
- the slc8a2a gene encoding sodium/calcium exchanger 2a isoform X1 → MGRLPVHLSPSILLLLLLLLAHPSTPFRPQVVERASSPDDEPQPAGNSTLPWKIKCAGVVVCRPGVLLPVWLPLNPPLGEQAGRAIIYFLCLMYMFLGVSILADRFMASIEVITSQEKEVTITKPNGETTVTTVRIWNETVSNLTLMALGSSAPEILLSVIEVCGHNFDAGELGPGTIVGSAAFNMFVIIGICVWVIPDGESRKIKHLRVFFITSFWSIFAYVWLYLILAVISPGIVEVWEAAVTLLYFPVCVILAWIADRRLLFYKYMHKRYRADKRHGIVVEMEGDLEPKGIDMIMDGKLSDRSACPGNSSSVTVSVQTGNELDPSQDEVVRILKDLKEKHPDKDLDQLIEMANYSALVKQKKSRAFYRVQVTRMMIGAGNILRKHAAEHARRTADQESDKATCSHICFESAQYQCTENCGSLSLGVILEGGTGQNTFYVDYCTENGSANAGADYEFTEGTLVFKPGETRKEIKVGILDDDIFEEDEHFSVRLQKIRLEESANEGTGTPPKGRLVEPLIATITILDDDHAGIFTFGQRMLRVSESMGMLTVTVVRNSGSRGTVAVPYHTEDGSAKAGVDYDETRGELEFTNEQTSKTLQVRIINVEEYEKQETFFVVLEDPKWLKRGLSGNPSPEEEEARKISEMGKPILGEHSRLEVIIEESCEFKNTVDKLLKDTNLAVVIGSHSWREQFIEAVTVSAGDEDEGQEQRMPNCLDYFVHIVCLFWKVLFACIPPTDIWNGWACFLVSISVIGFLTAFIGDLASHFGCTVGLRDAVTAVVFVALGTSLPDTFASKVAATQDQYADASVGNVTGSNAVNVFLGIGVAWSVAAVYWEVKGKVFRVDPGSLAFSVTLFTIFAFLTMGVLMIRRRPSIGGELGGARIPKIITTLFLFGLWFLYILFSSLEAYCHIQGF, encoded by the exons ATGGGACGCCTTCCAGTTCACCTCTCCccatccatcctcctcctcctcctgctcctccttgcCCACCCCAGCACTCCCTTCAGGCCACAGGTTGTGGAGCGGGCATCTAGCCCTGATGATGAGCCTCAGCCCGCAGGCAACTCTACGCTACCTTGGAAGATCAAGTGTGCAGGCGTCGTAGTGTGTAGACCTGGTGTCCTGCTGCCAGTATGGCTGCCGCTCAACCCTCCACTGGGGGAGCAAGCGGGGAGGGCTATCATCTACTTCCTATGTCTCATGTACATGTTTCTGGGTGTGTCCATCTTGGCAGACCGCTTCATGGCATCCATAGAGGTCATCACTTCTCAG gagaaggaggtgacCATCACCAAACCTAATGGTGAAACGACAGTGACAACTGTGAGGATCTGGAATGAGACTGTGTCCAACCTCACACTCATGGCCCTGGGCTCCTCTGCACCTGAGATCCTGCTCTCGGTCATTGAG GTGTGTGGGCACAACTTTGATGCAGGCGAGCTCGGCCCGGGCACCATAGTGGGCAGCGCTGCCTTCAACATGTTTGTGATAATTGGTATTTGTGTGTGGGTGATCCCTGACGGAGAGTCTCGCAAGATCAAACACCtgcgtgtgttttttattacttcTTTCTGGAGTATTTTCGCCTACGTTTGGCTCTACCTCATACTGGCTGTCATCTCACCAGGGATTGTAGAG GTGTGGGAGGCCGCAGTGACGCTGCTTTACTTTCCGGTGTGTGTGATCTTGGCTTGGATTGCTGACCGTCGCCTACTATTCTACAAATACATGCATAAGCGTTACCGCGCTGACAAGCGGCATGGCATTGTTGTGGAAATGGAGGGTGACCTCGAGCCAAAAGGCATTGACATGATCATGGATGGAAAGTTGTCGGACAGAAGCGCGTGCCCTGGAAACTCCTCCAGTGTGACGGTCTCTGTGCAGACAGGCAATGAACTAGACCCGAGCCAAGATGAG GTGGTTCGCATCCTTAAAGACCTGAAGGAGAAACATCCAGACAAAGACTTGGACCAGCTGATTGAGATGGCCAACTACTCCGCCCTGGTCAAGCAGAAGAAGAGCCGCGCCTTCTACCGTGTCCAGGTGACACGCATGATGATCGGTGCCGGTAATATATTAAGGAAACATGCTGCTGAGCATGCACGCCGCACGGCTGACCAGGAGTCCGACAAGGCCACATGCTCGCACATCTGCTTCGAAAGTGCCCAGTACCAGTGCACTGAGAACtgtggctctctgagcctgGGGGTGATCCTGGAGGGGGGCACAGGTCAGAACACTTTCTATGTGGACTACTGTACAGAAAATGGCTCCGCCAACGCTGGGGCGGACTACGAATTCACTGAGGGTACTCTGGTGTTTAAGCCAGGGGAGACACGCAAAGAGATCAAG GTCGGCATCTTGGACGATGACATCTTTGAGGAGGATGAGCATTTCTCTGTGCGTCTTCAGAAAATTAGGTTAGAAGAAAGTGCAAATGAAGGGACAGGAACTCCACCCAAAGGTAGACTAGTGGAGCCGCTGATTGCCACTATCACCATCTTGGACGATGACCACGCCGGCATCTTCACCTTTGGTCAGCGGATGCTGCGGGTGAGTGAGAGCATGGGCATGCTGACGGTGACGGTGGTGAGGAACTCAGGCTCCAGGGGCACTGTAGCTGTGCCATACCATACAGAGGATGGCAGTGCCAAGGCGGGGGTGGACTATGATGAGACTAGAGGGGAGCTGGAATTCACCAATGAACAAACCAG TAAGACGCTACAAGTGCGCATCATAAACGTGGAAGAATATGAAAAGCAGGAAACCTTCTTTGTTGTGCTTGAGGATCCCAAATGGCTGAAGCGAGGACTCTCTG GAAACCCTagccctgaggaggaggaagccagGAAGATCTCTGAGATGGGTAAACCCATTTTAGGAGAGCACAGCAGGCTGGAGGTGATCATAGAGGAGTCCTGCGAGTTCAAG AACACTGTGGACAAACTCCTGAAGGACACTAACCTGGCTGTAGTGATTGGCAGTCATTCATGGAGAGAGCAGTTCATTGAAGCAGTCACAGTCAGTGCAG gtgatgaagatgagggacAAGAGCAGCGAATGCCCAACTGCCTCGACTACTTTGTGCACATAGTGTGCTTATTTTGGAAGGTTCTGTTTGCCTGTATCCCGCCCACCGATATCTGGAATGGCTGGGCGTGCTTCTTAGTATCAATCTCTGTCATTGGTTTCTTGACCGCCTTTATCGGAGACCTTGCCTCCCACTTTGGCTGCACCGTGGGCCTGCGAGACGCTGTCACTGCAGTGGTCTTTGTGGCACTTGGGACTTCACTTCCTG aTACGTTTGCCAGTAAAGTGGCTGCCACTCAGGACCAGTATGCAGATGCATCAGTGGGAAATGTGACTGGAAGCAATGCAGTTAATGTGTTTTTGGGTATTGGGGTGGCCTGGTCTGTGGCTGCTGTGTATTGGGAGGTCAAAGGTAAGGTCTTCCGTGTGGACCCTGGCTCGTTGGCCTTCTCCGTCACACTCTTCACCATTTTTGCTTTCTTAACTATGGGAGTGTTGATGATACGCCGGAGGCCGTCCATTGGCGGCGAACTGGGAGGCGCACGGATCCCTAAAATCATCACCACACTGTTTTTGTTTGGACTCTGGTTCCTCTACATCCTCTTCTCCAGCTTGGAGGCCTATTGCCATATACAAGGCTTCTGA
- the slc8a2a gene encoding sodium/calcium exchanger 2a isoform X2 yields MGRLPVHLSPSILLLLLLLLAHPSTPFRPQVVERASSPDDEPQPAGNSTLPWKIKCAGVVVCRPGVLLPVWLPLNPPLGEQAGRAIIYFLCLMYMFLGVSILADRFMASIEVITSQEKEVTITKPNGETTVTTVRIWNETVSNLTLMALGSSAPEILLSVIEVCGHNFDAGELGPGTIVGSAAFNMFVIIGICVWVIPDGESRKIKHLRVFFITSFWSIFAYVWLYLILAVISPGIVEVWEAAVTLLYFPVCVILAWIADRRLLFYKYMHKRYRADKRHGIVVEMEGDLEPKGIDMIMDGKLSDRSACPGNSSSVTVSVQTGNELDPSQDEVVRILKDLKEKHPDKDLDQLIEMANYSALVKQKKSRAFYRVQVTRMMIGAGNILRKHAAEHARRTADQESDKATCSHICFESAQYQCTENCGSLSLGVILEGGTGQNTFYVDYCTENGSANAGADYEFTEGTLVFKPGETRKEIKVGILDDDIFEEDEHFSVRLQKIRLEESANEGTGTPPKGRLVEPLIATITILDDDHAGIFTFGQRMLRVSESMGMLTVTVVRNSGSRGTVAVPYHTEDGSAKAGVDYDETRGELEFTNEQTSKTLQVRIINVEEYEKQETFFVVLEDPKWLKRGLSALLLNQGNPSPEEEEARKISEMGKPILGEHSRLEVIIEESCEFKNTVDKLLKDTNLAVVIGSHSWREQFIEAVTVSAGDEDEGQEQRMPNCLDYFVHIVCLFWKVLFACIPPTDIWNGWACFLVSISVIGFLTAFIGDLASHFGCTVGLRDAVTAVVFVALGTSLPDTFASKVAATQDQYADASVGNVTGSNAVNVFLGIGVAWSVAAVYWEVKGKVFRVDPGSLAFSVTLFTIFAFLTMGVLMIRRRPSIGGELGGARIPKIITTLFLFGLWFLYILFSSLEAYCHIQGF; encoded by the exons ATGGGACGCCTTCCAGTTCACCTCTCCccatccatcctcctcctcctcctgctcctccttgcCCACCCCAGCACTCCCTTCAGGCCACAGGTTGTGGAGCGGGCATCTAGCCCTGATGATGAGCCTCAGCCCGCAGGCAACTCTACGCTACCTTGGAAGATCAAGTGTGCAGGCGTCGTAGTGTGTAGACCTGGTGTCCTGCTGCCAGTATGGCTGCCGCTCAACCCTCCACTGGGGGAGCAAGCGGGGAGGGCTATCATCTACTTCCTATGTCTCATGTACATGTTTCTGGGTGTGTCCATCTTGGCAGACCGCTTCATGGCATCCATAGAGGTCATCACTTCTCAG gagaaggaggtgacCATCACCAAACCTAATGGTGAAACGACAGTGACAACTGTGAGGATCTGGAATGAGACTGTGTCCAACCTCACACTCATGGCCCTGGGCTCCTCTGCACCTGAGATCCTGCTCTCGGTCATTGAG GTGTGTGGGCACAACTTTGATGCAGGCGAGCTCGGCCCGGGCACCATAGTGGGCAGCGCTGCCTTCAACATGTTTGTGATAATTGGTATTTGTGTGTGGGTGATCCCTGACGGAGAGTCTCGCAAGATCAAACACCtgcgtgtgttttttattacttcTTTCTGGAGTATTTTCGCCTACGTTTGGCTCTACCTCATACTGGCTGTCATCTCACCAGGGATTGTAGAG GTGTGGGAGGCCGCAGTGACGCTGCTTTACTTTCCGGTGTGTGTGATCTTGGCTTGGATTGCTGACCGTCGCCTACTATTCTACAAATACATGCATAAGCGTTACCGCGCTGACAAGCGGCATGGCATTGTTGTGGAAATGGAGGGTGACCTCGAGCCAAAAGGCATTGACATGATCATGGATGGAAAGTTGTCGGACAGAAGCGCGTGCCCTGGAAACTCCTCCAGTGTGACGGTCTCTGTGCAGACAGGCAATGAACTAGACCCGAGCCAAGATGAG GTGGTTCGCATCCTTAAAGACCTGAAGGAGAAACATCCAGACAAAGACTTGGACCAGCTGATTGAGATGGCCAACTACTCCGCCCTGGTCAAGCAGAAGAAGAGCCGCGCCTTCTACCGTGTCCAGGTGACACGCATGATGATCGGTGCCGGTAATATATTAAGGAAACATGCTGCTGAGCATGCACGCCGCACGGCTGACCAGGAGTCCGACAAGGCCACATGCTCGCACATCTGCTTCGAAAGTGCCCAGTACCAGTGCACTGAGAACtgtggctctctgagcctgGGGGTGATCCTGGAGGGGGGCACAGGTCAGAACACTTTCTATGTGGACTACTGTACAGAAAATGGCTCCGCCAACGCTGGGGCGGACTACGAATTCACTGAGGGTACTCTGGTGTTTAAGCCAGGGGAGACACGCAAAGAGATCAAG GTCGGCATCTTGGACGATGACATCTTTGAGGAGGATGAGCATTTCTCTGTGCGTCTTCAGAAAATTAGGTTAGAAGAAAGTGCAAATGAAGGGACAGGAACTCCACCCAAAGGTAGACTAGTGGAGCCGCTGATTGCCACTATCACCATCTTGGACGATGACCACGCCGGCATCTTCACCTTTGGTCAGCGGATGCTGCGGGTGAGTGAGAGCATGGGCATGCTGACGGTGACGGTGGTGAGGAACTCAGGCTCCAGGGGCACTGTAGCTGTGCCATACCATACAGAGGATGGCAGTGCCAAGGCGGGGGTGGACTATGATGAGACTAGAGGGGAGCTGGAATTCACCAATGAACAAACCAG TAAGACGCTACAAGTGCGCATCATAAACGTGGAAGAATATGAAAAGCAGGAAACCTTCTTTGTTGTGCTTGAGGATCCCAAATGGCTGAAGCGAGGACTCTCTG CGTTGTTGTTAAACCAAG GAAACCCTagccctgaggaggaggaagccagGAAGATCTCTGAGATGGGTAAACCCATTTTAGGAGAGCACAGCAGGCTGGAGGTGATCATAGAGGAGTCCTGCGAGTTCAAG AACACTGTGGACAAACTCCTGAAGGACACTAACCTGGCTGTAGTGATTGGCAGTCATTCATGGAGAGAGCAGTTCATTGAAGCAGTCACAGTCAGTGCAG gtgatgaagatgagggacAAGAGCAGCGAATGCCCAACTGCCTCGACTACTTTGTGCACATAGTGTGCTTATTTTGGAAGGTTCTGTTTGCCTGTATCCCGCCCACCGATATCTGGAATGGCTGGGCGTGCTTCTTAGTATCAATCTCTGTCATTGGTTTCTTGACCGCCTTTATCGGAGACCTTGCCTCCCACTTTGGCTGCACCGTGGGCCTGCGAGACGCTGTCACTGCAGTGGTCTTTGTGGCACTTGGGACTTCACTTCCTG aTACGTTTGCCAGTAAAGTGGCTGCCACTCAGGACCAGTATGCAGATGCATCAGTGGGAAATGTGACTGGAAGCAATGCAGTTAATGTGTTTTTGGGTATTGGGGTGGCCTGGTCTGTGGCTGCTGTGTATTGGGAGGTCAAAGGTAAGGTCTTCCGTGTGGACCCTGGCTCGTTGGCCTTCTCCGTCACACTCTTCACCATTTTTGCTTTCTTAACTATGGGAGTGTTGATGATACGCCGGAGGCCGTCCATTGGCGGCGAACTGGGAGGCGCACGGATCCCTAAAATCATCACCACACTGTTTTTGTTTGGACTCTGGTTCCTCTACATCCTCTTCTCCAGCTTGGAGGCCTATTGCCATATACAAGGCTTCTGA